The proteins below come from a single Vitis vinifera cultivar Pinot Noir 40024 chromosome 9, ASM3070453v1 genomic window:
- the LOC100254164 gene encoding uncharacterized protein LOC100254164 isoform X1, whose protein sequence is MRRSSTRKTGQSNSAASVNSSATDLFRSASSKATSKELERIDQLFYSYANRSSNLIDPEGIEVLCSDVEVDHTDVRILMLAWKMKAEKQGYFTLEEWRRGLKALRTDTVSKLKKALPELEKEVRRPSNFVDFYSYAFQYCLTEEKQKSIDIESICELLDLVLGSQFQAQVDSFVEYLKTQNDYKVINMDQWMGFFRFCNEISFPDLRNYDPELAWPLILDNFVEWRRAKHS, encoded by the exons ATGCGTCGCTCCTCTACCAGGAAAACGGGTCAGTCCAATTCCGCCGCGTCGGTTAATTCATCTGCCACCGATCTTTTTCGCTCTG CTTCAAGTAAGGCTACAAGCAAAGAGTTGGAACGAATTGATCAACTATTTTATTCATATGCGAATAGGTCATCCAATCTGATTGA CCCAGAAGGCATTGAGGTTCTTTGTTCAGATGTGGAAGTTGATCATACTGATGTCAGGATATTGATGCTTGCTTG GAAGATGAAAGCTGAAAAGCAGGGTTACTTTACATTG GAGGAGTGGCGCAGAGGCCTCAAAGCTCTGCGAACTGACACTGTAAGCAAATTGAAGAAAGCACTCCCTGAATTGGAGAAAGAG GTCAGGAGGCCATCAAATTTTGTGGACTTCTATTCCTATGCATTTCAGTATTGCTTAACAG AGGAGAAACAAAAGAGTATCGACATTGAAAGCATCTGCGAATTGCTTGATCTTGTTTTAGGATCTCAATTCCAAGCCCAGGTTGACTCATTTGTTGAGTATCTAAAG ACACAGAATGATTACAAAGTCATTAACATGGACCAGTGGATGGGCTTTTTCCGATTTTGCAATGAG ATAAGTTTCCCTGACCTTCGTAATTATGATCCGGAACTTGCTTGGCCCTTGATCCTGGACAACTTTGTTGAATGGAGGAGAGCGAAGCACAGCTGA
- the LOC100254164 gene encoding uncharacterized protein LOC100254164 isoform X3 → MRRSSTRKTGQSNSAASVNSSATDLFRSASSKATSKELERIDQLFYSYANRSSNLIDPEGIEVLCSDVEVDHTDVRILMLAWKMKAEKQGYFTLEEWRRGLKALRTDTVSKLKKALPELEKEVRRPSNFVDFYSYAFQYCLTEEKQKSIDIESICELLDLVLGSQFQAQVDSFVEYLKWGHRWKDRRSCTL, encoded by the exons ATGCGTCGCTCCTCTACCAGGAAAACGGGTCAGTCCAATTCCGCCGCGTCGGTTAATTCATCTGCCACCGATCTTTTTCGCTCTG CTTCAAGTAAGGCTACAAGCAAAGAGTTGGAACGAATTGATCAACTATTTTATTCATATGCGAATAGGTCATCCAATCTGATTGA CCCAGAAGGCATTGAGGTTCTTTGTTCAGATGTGGAAGTTGATCATACTGATGTCAGGATATTGATGCTTGCTTG GAAGATGAAAGCTGAAAAGCAGGGTTACTTTACATTG GAGGAGTGGCGCAGAGGCCTCAAAGCTCTGCGAACTGACACTGTAAGCAAATTGAAGAAAGCACTCCCTGAATTGGAGAAAGAG GTCAGGAGGCCATCAAATTTTGTGGACTTCTATTCCTATGCATTTCAGTATTGCTTAACAG AGGAGAAACAAAAGAGTATCGACATTGAAAGCATCTGCGAATTGCTTGATCTTGTTTTAGGATCTCAATTCCAAGCCCAGGTTGACTCATTTGTTGAGTATCTAAAG TGGGGTCATAGGTGGAAAGACAGGAGGTCGTGCACCTTGTGA
- the LOC100254164 gene encoding uncharacterized protein LOC100254164 isoform X2: MRRSSTRKTASSKATSKELERIDQLFYSYANRSSNLIDPEGIEVLCSDVEVDHTDVRILMLAWKMKAEKQGYFTLEEWRRGLKALRTDTVSKLKKALPELEKEVRRPSNFVDFYSYAFQYCLTEEKQKSIDIESICELLDLVLGSQFQAQVDSFVEYLKTQNDYKVINMDQWMGFFRFCNEISFPDLRNYDPELAWPLILDNFVEWRRAKHS; encoded by the exons ATGCGTCGCTCCTCTACCAGGAAAACGG CTTCAAGTAAGGCTACAAGCAAAGAGTTGGAACGAATTGATCAACTATTTTATTCATATGCGAATAGGTCATCCAATCTGATTGA CCCAGAAGGCATTGAGGTTCTTTGTTCAGATGTGGAAGTTGATCATACTGATGTCAGGATATTGATGCTTGCTTG GAAGATGAAAGCTGAAAAGCAGGGTTACTTTACATTG GAGGAGTGGCGCAGAGGCCTCAAAGCTCTGCGAACTGACACTGTAAGCAAATTGAAGAAAGCACTCCCTGAATTGGAGAAAGAG GTCAGGAGGCCATCAAATTTTGTGGACTTCTATTCCTATGCATTTCAGTATTGCTTAACAG AGGAGAAACAAAAGAGTATCGACATTGAAAGCATCTGCGAATTGCTTGATCTTGTTTTAGGATCTCAATTCCAAGCCCAGGTTGACTCATTTGTTGAGTATCTAAAG ACACAGAATGATTACAAAGTCATTAACATGGACCAGTGGATGGGCTTTTTCCGATTTTGCAATGAG ATAAGTTTCCCTGACCTTCGTAATTATGATCCGGAACTTGCTTGGCCCTTGATCCTGGACAACTTTGTTGAATGGAGGAGAGCGAAGCACAGCTGA